A portion of the Clostridium estertheticum genome contains these proteins:
- a CDS encoding DUF421 domain-containing protein gives MNEHLIIIFRSIVTYFVLLFFTRAMGRKQISQLTYFDYIVGITIGSIVGEAAVNKNVEIIDIIISIAIWSLLTILISEITLKNIKLRLLIDSEPLLIIDKGKVIYKNMKKARYNMGDLLMQLRNKDVFFITDVEIAVLEPDGKLSVLKKSEQTIVTVGDMNIKKPKTGMMVDIVLDGNIISSHLSLIQKDEKWVMSQLKARNINNIKDVIFAGVQSDEQFYIVTKYS, from the coding sequence TTGAATGAACATTTAATTATAATATTTAGATCAATTGTTACGTATTTTGTTCTGCTTTTTTTTACCAGAGCTATGGGAAGAAAACAAATATCTCAATTAACCTATTTTGATTATATTGTTGGTATAACAATAGGTTCTATTGTAGGAGAGGCGGCTGTAAATAAAAATGTTGAAATTATTGACATCATAATTTCTATTGCAATATGGAGTCTCCTTACGATATTAATTTCAGAAATAACCCTTAAGAATATTAAATTAAGACTATTAATAGATAGTGAGCCATTATTAATTATTGATAAAGGAAAAGTTATTTATAAGAATATGAAGAAAGCTAGATATAATATGGGAGATTTATTGATGCAACTAAGGAATAAAGATGTTTTTTTTATTACTGACGTAGAAATAGCGGTATTAGAGCCAGATGGTAAACTCAGTGTTTTGAAAAAATCAGAACAAACCATAGTAACCGTTGGAGATATGAATATTAAAAAACCTAAAACTGGAATGATGGTAGATATTGTTCTAGATGGAAACATAATATCCTCACACTTATCTTTAATTCAAAAAGATGAGAAGTGGGTAATGTCGCAATTAAAAGCAAGAAATATCAATAATATAAAAGATGTAATTTTTGCTGGGGTACAGTCGGATGAACAATTTTATATTGTTACTAAGTATAGTTAA
- a CDS encoding PadR family transcriptional regulator, which translates to MSSIERFSEPTLFILISLAESNKHGYAIMEDIENSYDIKIGPGTLYGAISRIEKLKFIESVPSKDRKKPYQITPKGREYLQEKLSEMETVTNLGFKRLGLI; encoded by the coding sequence ATGAGTTCAATTGAACGATTTTCAGAACCTACATTATTTATTTTAATTAGTTTAGCTGAGAGTAACAAACACGGGTATGCAATTATGGAAGATATCGAGAATTCATACGATATTAAAATTGGACCCGGTACATTATATGGTGCTATTAGTCGTATTGAAAAACTAAAGTTCATTGAGAGTGTTCCCTCAAAAGACAGGAAGAAACCTTATCAAATTACTCCTAAAGGTAGAGAATATCTACAAGAAAAATTGAGTGAAATGGAGACTGTTACCAATTTAGGGTTTAAGAGGTTAGGCTTGATATGA
- a CDS encoding helix-turn-helix transcriptional regulator yields MKNNIKELRKLKGIRQEDLANLVGVTRQTINAIENNKYDPTLELSMKLAKKFDKHVDDIFTLDV; encoded by the coding sequence ATGAAAAATAATATAAAAGAATTACGAAAATTAAAAGGTATAAGGCAAGAAGACCTTGCTAATTTAGTGGGTGTAACAAGGCAAACGATTAATGCAATAGAAAACAACAAATATGACCCTACACTCGAACTTTCAATGAAGCTTGCAAAAAAATTTGATAAACACGTTGATGATATTTTTACTTTGGACGTCTAA
- a CDS encoding winged helix-turn-helix transcriptional regulator: protein MNNDTDCNVELPSVNKCETKCPLIYALEIIGQKWKFPIMWYLFDNNFTRYNELKRKVKGITNMMITKSLKELEEHNLILRIQYETIPPKVEYSLTERGKALLPTLNELSKWGEEQLKLDKLKSNF from the coding sequence AGAATTGCCTAGTGTTAATAAATGCGAGACAAAATGTCCACTTATATACGCATTAGAGATTATTGGTCAAAAGTGGAAGTTTCCTATTATGTGGTACTTATTTGATAATAATTTCACTAGATATAATGAATTAAAAAGAAAAGTTAAAGGTATTACTAATATGATGATTACAAAATCTTTAAAAGAATTGGAAGAACATAATCTTATCCTTAGAATCCAATATGAAACGATTCCTCCTAAAGTTGAATACTCTTTAACAGAAAGAGGTAAAGCACTACTTCCTACATTGAATGAATTGTCTAAATGGGGTGAAGAACAACTTAAACTTGATAAGTTGAAATCAAATTTTTAA
- a CDS encoding class I SAM-dependent methyltransferase, with the protein MKNGKYGLDAPTVVIGYISVGILSLILGITLSSKFYYASWMINLGIVFLLIGLYMVYSSKVGKYKMRSKIIQRLSIKGNEMTLDVGCGRGLLLNGVASQLNTGKAYGIDIWNANDQSGNSYDAVMWNAKIEGTESKIKVINSDMRKMPFQDGYFDIIVSSLAIHNLQNNEERKKALLEIARVAKKSCKLAILDIAHIEYYVSILSNQGFDIEHIDKHQFQIFPPVKVLYAIKK; encoded by the coding sequence ATGAAAAATGGTAAATATGGTTTGGATGCTCCGACAGTAGTAATAGGATATATTTCTGTTGGTATACTATCTTTAATTTTAGGAATTACACTATCTTCTAAATTCTATTATGCAAGTTGGATGATAAATTTAGGTATTGTATTTTTACTAATAGGGTTATATATGGTCTATAGTAGCAAAGTTGGCAAGTATAAAATGAGATCGAAAATAATACAAAGGCTTTCAATTAAGGGCAATGAAATGACACTAGATGTAGGTTGTGGAAGAGGACTGCTGCTTAATGGAGTTGCATCACAGCTTAATACTGGAAAAGCTTACGGTATTGATATATGGAATGCGAACGATCAATCAGGAAATAGTTATGATGCGGTCATGTGGAATGCAAAAATTGAAGGGACTGAATCAAAAATTAAAGTGATAAATTCAGACATGAGGAAAATGCCATTTCAAGATGGATATTTTGATATTATTGTTTCAAGTCTTGCAATTCATAATTTACAAAATAATGAGGAAAGGAAAAAAGCTTTACTTGAAATAGCAAGGGTTGCAAAAAAAAGTTGTAAGCTCGCTATTCTAGATATTGCACACATCGAGTACTATGTAAGTATTCTGTCAAACCAAGGCTTTGATATCGAACATATTGATAAACATCAGTTTCAGATATTCCCACCTGTTAAAGTACTTTATGCTATAAAAAAATGA
- a CDS encoding MarR family winged helix-turn-helix transcriptional regulator, whose product MTEKSTTEIMIHNFEKVMNKYNAWEKKPRYYETKDLLYRSEVHTIDAIGKNNKINVTELAQYLGITKGAVSQMVDKLIKKNMVNKKLVSNNENEVSLELTENGTLVYLGHEEYHKELYNEIAKHLNYLSNENIEIFLDILNILDAFLETKDSK is encoded by the coding sequence ATGACTGAAAAATCAACTACTGAAATTATGATACATAATTTTGAAAAAGTTATGAATAAATATAATGCATGGGAAAAGAAACCTCGGTATTATGAAACAAAAGACCTATTATATAGATCCGAAGTTCATACAATTGACGCTATAGGAAAAAATAATAAAATCAATGTTACCGAATTGGCTCAATATTTAGGAATTACTAAAGGTGCTGTTTCCCAAATGGTAGACAAACTCATAAAAAAAAATATGGTAAATAAAAAACTGGTATCAAATAATGAAAATGAGGTTTCTTTAGAACTGACTGAAAATGGAACCCTTGTATATTTAGGACATGAAGAATATCATAAAGAACTTTACAACGAGATAGCAAAACACTTGAATTATTTATCTAACGAAAATATTGAAATCTTTTTAGATATTTTAAATATATTAGATGCTTTTTTAGAAACAAAAGATTCAAAATAA
- a CDS encoding DUF4386 family protein codes for MDTIMFYKISGVFIILVALTFSIGQVGITKLFDYPQILRSSTNVILHKYHDGGTKLKFFWGCNALGGLMIIPMSAIFFKVLGRNDTPYLIVGATFGMASGIFYVLGFMRWLFLADSLSIQYVNKDTDSITKKTIEIIFKSFNIYCGNSIGETMGFLCMGIWLCISGISIFGSPLFPPFIGAALIICGIGILVGPLEWVGIKSSNKINKLSMKLLMLLLIYVGIRLITY; via the coding sequence ATGGATACAATTATGTTTTATAAGATTTCAGGAGTTTTTATTATTTTAGTAGCTTTAACTTTTAGTATAGGTCAAGTAGGTATTACTAAGCTTTTTGATTATCCTCAAATATTGAGGTCATCTACTAATGTTATTTTACATAAATATCATGATGGAGGCACAAAATTGAAATTTTTCTGGGGTTGTAATGCGTTGGGTGGATTAATGATAATTCCAATGTCTGCAATATTTTTTAAAGTTTTAGGTAGAAATGATACACCCTATTTAATTGTTGGAGCAACATTTGGTATGGCTTCAGGAATTTTTTATGTTTTGGGATTTATGAGATGGTTATTTTTAGCAGATAGCTTATCGATTCAATATGTAAATAAAGATACTGATTCAATAACGAAAAAAACAATTGAAATAATTTTTAAATCTTTTAATATATATTGTGGTAACTCTATTGGAGAAACAATGGGATTTCTATGTATGGGCATATGGCTCTGTATATCAGGCATATCAATATTTGGTTCACCATTATTCCCACCATTTATAGGAGCAGCACTTATTATTTGTGGTATAGGAATTCTTGTAGGTCCATTAGAATGGGTAGGTATAAAATCATCAAACAAAATTAATAAGCTGTCTATGAAACTACTAATGTTACTTCTTATATATGTTGGAATAAGATTAATAACTTATTAA
- a CDS encoding DUF4175 domain-containing protein, translated as METYLKQPMPDMPQMRGMSCMYQMMDMQSMYKMMQGMYLMMNMQSMYQIMSMQNMYPMMDMKGNMYGMPQMLEMQSMNPMRCMRNDVNVENDDSVRLPIPMLVRLEQLSPNQIQISYDMDVDVRLGMKSTNYWIKDTMNVIPEGIATLGMNDSVNAGNSLTNSNVKIDSKNGSARTFILTFNQVIPRGAEYMLIICYVTVKGAPPYSGDNGMATFTGR; from the coding sequence TTGGAAACATATTTGAAACAACCTATGCCAGACATGCCTCAAATGAGGGGTATGTCTTGCATGTATCAGATGATGGATATGCAGAGCATGTATAAAATGATGCAGGGAATGTATCTGATGATGAATATGCAAAGCATGTATCAAATAATGAGTATGCAAAACATGTACCCAATGATGGATATGAAAGGTAATATGTATGGAATGCCACAAATGCTGGAAATGCAAAGCATGAATCCAATGAGGTGTATGCGAAATGACGTCAATGTGGAAAATGATGATAGTGTGCGATTACCTATTCCAATGTTAGTTAGATTGGAACAGCTTTCACCTAATCAAATTCAAATTAGCTACGACATGGATGTCGACGTAAGATTAGGAATGAAATCAACTAATTACTGGATTAAGGATACAATGAATGTTATTCCTGAAGGTATAGCTACGCTTGGTATGAATGATAGTGTGAATGCTGGAAATTCGCTTACTAATAGTAATGTTAAAATAGATTCAAAAAATGGTTCAGCTAGAACATTTATATTAACTTTCAATCAAGTTATTCCTAGAGGAGCAGAGTATATGCTAATAATTTGTTACGTAACAGTTAAAGGGGCACCTCCTTACAGTGGAGATAATGGGATGGCTACATTTACCGGTAGATAG
- a CDS encoding replication initiation protein, producing MITDLTKANNNWVYQSNKLIEASYSFTVLEQKLIRLLASMITKDDVDLKEYQFAATDLSKTLNIHKRNIYRELDSVTDKLMARFIKMKNDDTQEFDKFHLIKTAKLRKGILTLKIDEDMKDFYLKLNWYTKYQLKNIMQFKSTYSFRLYELLKQYEGIGNRSITLDNLRVGLDIEKKQYPKYSNLKQKVINVALNEINTKTDIVFDYEEIKTGRKVTSIKFNIKANKANNIAIEEICATKVSKSTYEANKCSTEDIKTVKSIFKEDITIDQAKSVLIAAKGNLEIIKEKYDLPRKIDVGNIVGWVINAINCKYKAPKGMRNAGGSFNDYEQRKYDFDKLESNLLGKYDDKFNEEGNMNVKSMVDDVRKAMNSKTSTGTTHK from the coding sequence ATGATAACAGATTTAACAAAAGCAAATAATAATTGGGTATATCAAAGTAATAAATTAATTGAAGCATCATATTCATTTACAGTATTGGAACAAAAATTGATTAGATTGCTTGCAAGTATGATAACAAAAGACGATGTTGATTTAAAAGAATATCAATTCGCAGCGACTGATCTAAGTAAGACCTTAAACATTCATAAAAGAAATATTTATAGGGAATTAGACAGTGTCACAGATAAATTAATGGCAAGGTTTATAAAAATGAAAAATGACGATACCCAGGAGTTTGATAAATTTCATTTAATAAAAACAGCAAAATTACGAAAGGGTATATTAACACTGAAAATTGATGAAGACATGAAGGATTTTTACTTGAAATTAAATTGGTATACAAAATATCAATTAAAAAATATAATGCAATTTAAAAGTACTTATTCTTTTAGATTATATGAGTTATTAAAGCAGTATGAGGGGATAGGTAATAGATCAATTACCCTTGATAATTTAAGAGTTGGATTAGATATTGAAAAAAAGCAGTATCCAAAGTACTCAAACTTAAAGCAAAAGGTAATAAATGTTGCTCTAAATGAGATAAATACAAAAACTGATATAGTATTTGATTATGAAGAAATCAAGACAGGTCGAAAAGTTACAAGTATTAAATTTAACATAAAGGCTAATAAAGCTAATAATATAGCAATAGAAGAGATTTGTGCCACTAAGGTAAGTAAATCCACCTACGAAGCAAATAAGTGCTCTACGGAGGATATAAAGACCGTTAAAAGCATATTCAAAGAAGATATAACCATAGATCAAGCAAAATCTGTGTTAATTGCTGCCAAAGGTAACTTAGAAATTATTAAAGAAAAATATGATCTACCAAGAAAAATAGATGTTGGGAACATAGTGGGATGGGTAATTAATGCAATTAACTGTAAGTACAAAGCACCTAAAGGCATGAGAAATGCTGGCGGTAGTTTTAATGACTACGAGCAAAGAAAGTATGACTTTGACAAGCTGGAAAGTAATTTATTAGGTAAATATGATGATAAATTTAATGAAGAAGGTAATATGAATGTGAAATCTATGGTGGATGATGTTAGAAAAGCTATGAATTCAAAGACGTCCACAGGAACAACTCATAAATAA
- a CDS encoding ParA family protein, with protein MAQIIAVSNQKGGVGKTTSTLNLGVALTQLGMKVLMIDLDPQASLTISIGLEPENLEKTIYNALVEDVDIKKLILFDDLLYFVPSTIDLSAAEMELVSEVGREFKLRDALDPVKADFDYILIDCPPSLGLLTINALAACDFVIVPMAPEYLALRGFNLLEKTMAKVKRLNKKLTLMGILVTLYDNRTTHHKDVVAELKKNYPVFHSMIKKSIKFPDAVLAGEPIMTFDKKFEGSISYQELAKEVIAWDATKLA; from the coding sequence ATGGCACAAATCATTGCAGTAAGCAATCAAAAGGGGGGCGTTGGCAAGACAACATCAACATTGAATTTAGGAGTAGCTCTTACCCAGCTTGGCATGAAAGTCTTAATGATAGATCTAGACCCTCAAGCCAGTTTAACAATTTCAATAGGTCTTGAACCGGAGAATTTAGAAAAAACAATTTATAATGCATTGGTTGAAGATGTGGATATTAAAAAACTGATTTTATTTGACGATCTTCTATACTTCGTACCATCTACCATAGACCTTTCTGCAGCAGAAATGGAACTAGTATCCGAGGTAGGTCGCGAATTTAAATTAAGGGATGCGCTAGACCCAGTGAAAGCAGACTTTGACTATATATTAATCGACTGCCCTCCTTCCCTTGGACTTCTAACTATTAATGCATTAGCTGCATGTGATTTTGTAATTGTACCTATGGCACCGGAGTATCTCGCATTAAGAGGCTTCAATTTGCTTGAAAAAACCATGGCTAAGGTAAAAAGATTAAATAAAAAGCTTACCTTAATGGGGATATTAGTAACTTTATATGACAATAGAACAACACATCACAAAGATGTAGTTGCAGAGCTTAAAAAGAATTATCCTGTTTTTCATTCCATGATAAAAAAATCAATAAAATTTCCAGATGCAGTGCTAGCTGGTGAGCCTATTATGACCTTTGATAAAAAATTTGAAGGATCTATTTCCTATCAAGAATTAGCTAAGGAGGTTATAGCATGGGACGCAACAAAATTAGCCTAG